A region from the Canis lupus dingo isolate Sandy chromosome 9, ASM325472v2, whole genome shotgun sequence genome encodes:
- the AMZ2 gene encoding archaemetzincin-2, giving the protein MQTVRHSEQTLKTALISKNPTLVSQYEKLDAGERRLLNKAFKADNDLFGPITLHSESDWIISHPEAPQDFEQFFSDPYRKAPSPEKRSIYIQCIGSLGNTRIISDEYIKWLKGYCEAFFYGLTVKLLEPVPVSVTRCSFRVNDNTQNLQIHAGDILRFLKKKKPGDAFCIVGITMIDLYPRDSWNFVFGQASLTDGVGIFSFARYGSDFYSSRFEGKVNKLRRVSSSDYSVFENYYTPEVTSVLLLRSCKTLTHEIGHIFGLRHCQWLACLMQGSNHLEEADRRPLNLCPICLRKLQCAIGFNIIERYQALVRWIDDESADTPGVSMEHSCEDNVNLPKPVEAFKEWKEWIIKCLAVVQK; this is encoded by the exons ATGCAAACAGTACGGCACTCTGAACAGACTCTAAAAACAGCTCTCATCTCAAAGAACCCAACACTTGTGTCACAGTATGAGAAGTTAGATGCTGGCGAACGGCGTTTGCTGAACAAAGCCTTCAAGGCAGACAATGATCTCTTTGGACCCATTACCTTGCATTCGGAATCAGATTGGATCATCTCCCATCCTGAGGCTCCCCAAGACTTCGAACAGTTTTTCAGTGATCCTTATAGAAAGGCACCATCTCCGGAGAAACGCAGTATTTATATACAGTGCATTG GATCTCTAGGAAACACCAGGATTATCAGTGACGAATATATTAAATGGCTCAAGGGCTACTGTGAAGCATTTTTCTACGGCTTGACAGTAAAACTCCTAGAACCGGTTCCTGTCTCTGTAACGAGGTGTTCCTTTAGAGTCAATGATAACACACAAAACCTACAAATTCACGCAG gagACATCCTGAGGttcctaaaaaagaagaaacctggAGATGCCTTCTGTATTGTGGGAATAACCATGATTGATCTTTACCCAAGAGACTCCTGGAATTTTGTCTTTGGACAGGCCTCTTTGACAGATG GTGTGGGGATATTCAGCTTTGCCAGGTACGGCAGTGATTTTTATAGCTCACGCTTTGAAGGCAAAGTGAACAAGCTGCGGAGAGTATCTTCAAGCGACTATTCCGTTTTTGAGAACTATTATACTCCTGAAGTGACCAGTGTTTTGCTGCTTCGTTCCTGTAAg ACTTTAACCCATGAGATTGGACACATATTTGGACTTCGACACTGCCAATGGCTTGCATGCCTCATGCAAGGCTCCAACCACCTAGAAGAAGCTGACCGGCGCCCCCTCAACCTTTGCCCTATCTGTTTACGCAAGTTGCAGTGTGCTATTGGCTTCAACATAATAGAAAGATACCAA GCGCTGGTGAGGTGGATTGATGATGAGTCGGCTGACACCCCCGGAGTCAGCATGGAACACAGTTGTGAGGATAATGTGAATTTACCAAAACCTGTGGAAGCCTTTAAGGAATGGAAAGAGTGGATAATAAAATGCCTTGCTGTTGTCCAAAAATAA